From Triticum urartu cultivar G1812 chromosome 2, Tu2.1, whole genome shotgun sequence, a single genomic window includes:
- the LOC125537924 gene encoding BTB/POZ and MATH domain-containing protein 2-like, with product MGPGGYLKTEAVFTGGCTEPAGKNIFVERQDVPETWSTSFTEGDTAAHNFEVTGFSLLDGMGAGNFVSSSTFFVGGCEWDITFYPDGWKAGGGAHASAYLRLCNGELGLQTNYTLSLLGKDGQVFVQRSIEHTFQSAGIFWGFEHFVQKSKLRRLLSDNEDCVTIRCVLTVMRKHDTLAIPAPPSNLQEDFARMLKDQEGVDVTFIVGDKSFRAHRHVLAARSPAFRAELLDPTKEDPTKPVKVDDMDPVIFEALLYFMYTDTLPHGCDLEKNATLQHLFVVGVRYGLDRLAAMCEGKLCQNINEQTVATALTLAEWYDRVLLKNACIAFVSSQDVLDAMKETNGFKHLMTRYPGVMVDILKQNLPSSIGVVRGCTDYHLLINLTKRTPSTVAASAAGDTWHLPPRSEAAALYRLPERESALATERLRRVEPGRQGAWRQYCSAWARPPRGLAAALFIALLLLRAKEPATAADCYCCCMEKRMALLLNAQVQQSTKRMRPQVLRH from the exons ATGGGCCCTGGTGGATATCTTAAAACAGAAGCTGTCTTCACCGGGG GCTGCACGGAGCCAGCCGG GAAAAATATTTTTGTTGAACGGCAG GATGTGCCCGAGACGTGGTCAACGAGTTTTACGGAGGGCGACACCGCGGCGCACAATTTTGAGGTGACGGGCTTCTCGCTGCTAGACGGCATGGGCGCCGGCAACTTTGTCTCGTCGAGCACATTCTTCGTCGGCGGCTGCGAGTGGGACATCACGTTCTACCCCGACGGGTGGAAGGCGGGCGGTGGCGCCCACGCCTCCGCTTATCTGCGTCTATGCAATGGAGAACTAGGGTTGCAGACCAACTACACCCTGAGTTTATTGGGCAAGGATGGCCAAGTGTTTGTGCAACGGAGCATAGAACATACCTTCCAGTCCGCAGGTATTTTTTGGGGCTTCGAGCACTTTGTCCAGAAGTCCAAGCTGCGACGGCTGCTATCCGACAACGAGGACTGTGTAACGATCAGGTGTGTTTTGACTGTCATGAGGAAGCATGACACTTTGGCCATCCCGGCCCCGCCGTCGAATCTGCAAGAGGATTTTGCAAGGATGTTGAAGGACCAGGAAGGCGTGGATGTAACGTTCATCGTGGGTGACAAATCGTTCCGTGCTCATAGACACGTGCTGGCGGCACGATCACCGGCCTTCAGGGCAGAGCTTTTGGACCCGACAAAGGAGGACCCTACAAAACCCGTCAAGGTTGATGACATGGACCCCGTCATCTTTGAGGCGCTTCTTTATTTCATGTACACGGATACGCTCCCACATGGTTGTGATCTTGAGAAAAACGCGACGCTGCAACATTTGTTTGTTGTCGGAGTTCGATATGGCCTGGACAGGCTAGCGGCGATGTGCGAAGGGAAACTATGCCAAAACATAAACGAGCAAACAGTGGCAACCGCCCTAACTTTGGCAGAGTGGTATGACCGCGTCCTTCTCAAAAATGCTTGCATTGCATTTGTGTCGTCGCAGGATGTGCTCGACGCCATGAAGGAGACCAATGGATTCAAGCACCTCATGACACGCTATCCGGGGGTGATGGTGGATATTTTGAAACAGAATCTGCCGTCGTCAATAGGG GTGGTGAGAGGATGCACGGACT ACCACCTGCTGATAAATTTGACAAAAAGGACCCCCTCGACTGTGGCGGCAAGTGCGGCAGGCGACACGTGGCACCTGCCGCCACGCAGCGAGGCGGCAGCACTGTACCGCCTGCCAGAACGGGAATCGGCGCTGGCGACGGAACGGCTGCGGCGTGTGGAGCCCGGCCGCCAAGGGGCGTGGCGGCAGTACTGTAGCGCCTGGGCCCGGCCGCCTCGCGGGCTGGCGGCAGCCCTGTTCATCGCCCTGCTGCTACTGCGCGCTAAGGAGCCGGCCACCGCTGCTGATTGCTACTGCTGCTGCATGGAAAAGCGCATGGCGCTGCTGTTGAATGCACAAGTCCAGCAAAGCACAAAGCGCATGCGGCCACAAGTTTTGAGGCACTGA
- the LOC125534138 gene encoding BTB/POZ and MATH domain-containing protein 3-like, with protein MGDTVGSSPAKQCVPETWWTSFMEGDTAAHSFQVTGFSLLDGMGGGNLVWSSAFRVGDCDSDITFYPDGWKVDGGAHASAFLRLCKGEPGLQTSYTLSLLGKDGQVFEQVSLEHVFKSTGTFWGYERFVKKSKRQRLVSRNDDCVTIRCVLTVNRKHRTEEVRALTILTPPSNLHEDIARMLKDEDGVDVAFVVGEKLFRAHQHILAARSPAFTAELLDPLTKEDPTNPVNVHDMTSDIFEALLHFMYTDTLPHGSDLEKTGILWRLLAVGD; from the exons ATGGGAGACACCGTCGGCTCTTCTCCGGCTAAGCAGTGCGTGCCGGAGACGTGGTGGACGAGTTTTATGGAGGGCGACACCGCGGCGCACAGTTTCCAGGTCACGGGCTTCTCTCTGCTCGACGGCATGGGCGGCGGCAACTTGGTCTGGTCGAGCGCGTTCAGAGTCGGCGACTGCGACTCGGACATCACCTTCTACCCAGATGGGTGGAAGGTGGACGGAGGTGCCCACGCCTCAGCCTTCTTGCGTCTGTGCAAAGGAGAACCAGGGTTGCAGACCAGCTACACCCTGAGTTTATTGGGCAAGGACGGCCAAGTGTTTGAGCAAGTGAGCCTAGAGCATGTCTTCAAATCCACAGGTACCTTTTGGGGCTATGAGCGCTTCGTCAAGAAGTCCAAGCGGCAACGGTTGGTATCCCGCAACGACGACTGTGTGACGATCAGGTGTGTTTTGACTGTCAATAGGAAGCATCGCACCGAAGAGGTGCGCGCCTTGACCATCCTAACCCCACCGTCAAATCTGCACGAAGATATTGCAAGGATGTTGAAGGACGAGGACGGCGTGGATGTAGCGTTCGTCGTGGGTGAGAAATTGTTCCGTGCTCATCAACAC ATTCTGGCGGCACGGTCGCCGGCCTTCACGGCAGAGCTTTTGGACCCGTTGACAAAGGAGGACCCTACAAACCCCGTCAATGTTCATGACATGACGTCCGACATCTTCGAGGCACTTCTTCATTTCATGTACACTGATACACTCCCACATGGTAGCGATCTTGAGAAAACCGGGATATTGTGGCGTTTGTTGGCTGTCGGAGATTGA